A single region of the Triticum dicoccoides isolate Atlit2015 ecotype Zavitan chromosome 2B, WEW_v2.0, whole genome shotgun sequence genome encodes:
- the LOC119367451 gene encoding basic blue protein-like — MAARGIASGNGNTAVVVGVLLVCAFLHAGVAESAEFIVGDGGGWSVNASSWANAKRFLGRDVLVFNYDPTALDVVKVSASEYEACAAPSGAKVLKSGADRVALALGPSYFICSVPAQCQAGIKMAVVARKQGRIGGAS, encoded by the exons ATGGCGGCGCGGGGGATTGCAAGCGGCAACGGCAACACGGCCGTGGTCGTGGGCGTGCTGCTCGTCTGCGCGTTCCTCCATGCGGGGGTGGCGGAGTCGGCGGAGTTCATCGTCGGCGACGGGGGCGGCTGGTCGGTCAACGCCAGCTCCTGGGCCAACGCCAAGCGCTTCTTGGGCCGTGATGTCCTTG TGTTCAATTACGACCCGACGGCGCTGGACGTGGTGAAGGTGTCCGCGTCGGAGTACGAGGCGTGCGCCGCGCCGAGCGGCGCGAAGGTGCTCAAGTCCGGGGCCGACCGCGTCGCGCTCGCCCTCGGCCCAAGCTACTTCATCTGCAGCGTCCCCGCCCAGTGCCAGGCCGGCATCAAGATGGCCGTCGTCGCCAGGAAGCAGGGCCGCATCGGCGGAGCGTCCTAA
- the LOC119362794 gene encoding eukaryotic translation initiation factor 6-2-like, with protein MATRIQFENNCEVGVFSKLTNAYCLVAIGGSENFYSTFESELADVIPVVKTSIGGTRIIGRLCVGNKNGLLLPHTTTDQELQHLRNCIPDQVVVQRIDERLSALGNCISCNDHVALTHPDLDKATEELIADVLGVEVFRQTIAGNILVGSYCAFSNRGGLVHPHTSIEDLDELSTLLQVPLVAGTVNRGSEVIAAGMTVNDWTAFCGSDTTATELSVIESVFKLREGQPTAIIDDMRKSLIDSYV; from the exons ATGGCGACCC GTATCCAGTTTGAGAACAACTGTGAAGTTGGTGTTTTCTCCAAGCTCACAAATGCCTACTGTCTGGTTGCAATTGGAGGATCAGAGAATTTCTACAG TACATTTGAGTCTGAGCTTGCAGATGTCATTCCTGTGGTCAAGACCTCTATCGGTGGCACTAGAATAATTGGTCGCCTCTGCGTTG GAAACAAGAATGGACTTCTCTTGCCACACACAACCACTGATCAAG AGCTTCAGCATCTGAGGAACTGCATACCTGATCAAGTGGTTGTTCAGCGCATCGATGAGAGGCTGTCTGCCCTTGGCAATTGCATATCCTGCAATGACCATGTTGCGCTCACACACCCTGACCTTGACAAG GCAACTGAGGAGCTTATTGCAGATGTGCTTGGGGTTGAGGTGTTCCGTCAGACGATTGCAGGAAATATCCTTGTTGGCAGCTACTGTGCATTCTCTAACAGGGGTGGACTG GTCCATCCTCACACATCCATTGAAGATCTTGATGAGCTGTCCACACTCCTCCAAGTCCCTCTTGTCGCTGGAACCGTGAACCGTGGTAGCGAGGTCATTGCTGCGGGCATGACGGTGAACGACTGGACCGCCTTCTGTGGCTCAGACACAACGGCTACCGAGCTGTCCGTCATCGAGAGCGTCTTCAAGTTGAGAGAAGGCCAGCCCACGGCGATCATCGATGACATGAGGAAGTCGCTGATTGACAGCTATGTCTAA